Proteins from one Setaria italica strain Yugu1 chromosome V, Setaria_italica_v2.0, whole genome shotgun sequence genomic window:
- the LOC101753135 gene encoding pectin acetylesterase 5 isoform X2 produces MTMAIELLLRQRRRGIAVAAAAPLLLILTVATFSCSPVAATASSPELVELTLLAGAREKGAVCLDGSPPGYHLQRGSGSGAHNWLVYLQGGGWCNTTKSCSERKMTEFGSSKFMEAVEFTGILSNRHRENPDFHNWNIVVIRYCDGASFAGDAEGEDLDGTKLFFRGLRIWEAVVDELMAKGLDTAKQAMLTGCSAGSLAALLHCDNFRERFPKDVSVKCLSDAGFFIDEKDLSGERSLRSLINGIVHLQNVREALPKGCLANKDPTEIRNALAPNGSYPGQAWSSCKADIRNCSSTQIDVLHGFRKKLVSELKVAEHNRDWGLFIDSCFTHCQTPFRISWISRISPRLGNKTIAEAVGDWYFGRREEVKYIDCEYPCNPTCSSRLPSA; encoded by the exons ATGACCATGGCGATCGAGCTGCTGCTCCGGCAGCGACGGCGGGGCATCGctgtcgccgcggcggcgccgctgctctTGATCCTGACCGTTGCCACCTTCTCCTgctcgccggtggcggcgacggcgagctctcCGGAGCTCGTCGAGCTGACCCTCCTCGCCGGAGCTCGAGAGAAGGGCGCAG TGTGCTTGGATGGGAGCCCGCCTGGTTACCACCTGCAGAGAGGATCCGGCTCCGGCGCCCACAACTGGCTCGTCTATCTTCAG GGAGGAGGATGGTGCAACACCACGAAAAGTTGTTCCGAGCGCAAAATGACGGAATTTGGTTCATCTAAATTTATGGAAGCAGTAGAGTTCACTGGGATACTCAGCAATCGGCACCGAGAAAATCCTG ATTTCCACAACTGGAATATAGTAGTTATAAGGTACTGCGACGGGGCATCATTTGCTGGGGATGCAGAGGGTGAAGATCTG GATGGAACCAAACTTTTCTTCAGAGGATTGCGCATCTGGGAAGCAGTTGTTGATGAACTCATGGCAAAAGGACTGGATACTGCTAAACAG GCCATGCTTACAGGTTGTTCTGCTGGTAGTCTGGCTGCACTATTGCACTGTGATAACTTTCGTGAACGATTTCCTAAAGATGTTTCAGTTAAATGCCTTTCTGATGCTGGGTTTTTTATTGACGA AAAGGATTTATCTGGAGAAAGGTCCTTGCGGTCACTCATCAATGGAATAGTCCACCTTCAG AATGTTAGAGAAGCTTTGCCCAAGGGCTGCCTTGCAAATAAGGATCCAACAGAG ATACGAAACGCTCTTGCGCCAAATGGATCCTATCCTGGACAGGCATGGTCCAGTTGCAAAGCAGATATTCGGAACTGCAGTTCCACACAAATTGATGTACTGCACG GATTCAGGAAGAAATTAGTCAGTGAATTGAAGGTTGCTGAACATAACAGGGATTGGGGGCTGTTCATTGATTCATGCTTCACCCACTGTCAAACACCATTCAGAATCTCATGGATCTCACGGATCTCCCCAAGACTTGGTAATAAG ACTATCGCAGAGGCTGTTGGGGATTGGTATTTTGGTAGAAGGGAAGAAGTGAAATATATTGACTGCGAGTATCCATGTAACCCCACATGCAGCAGCCGTCTGCCTAGTGCTTAA
- the LOC101753135 gene encoding pectin acetylesterase 5 isoform X1 — MTMAIELLLRQRRRGIAVAAAAPLLLILTVATFSCSPVAATASSPELVELTLLAGAREKGAVCLDGSPPGYHLQRGSGSGAHNWLVYLQGGGWCNTTKSCSERKMTEFGSSKFMEAVEFTGILSNRHRENPDFHNWNIVVIRYCDGASFAGDAEGEDLDGTKLFFRGLRIWEAVVDELMAKGLDTAKQAMLTGCSAGSLAALLHCDNFRERFPKDVSVKCLSDAGFFIDEKDLSGERSLRSLINGIVHLQNVREALPKGCLANKDPTECFFPPELIKSISTPTFILNSDYDSWQIRNALAPNGSYPGQAWSSCKADIRNCSSTQIDVLHGFRKKLVSELKVAEHNRDWGLFIDSCFTHCQTPFRISWISRISPRLGNKTIAEAVGDWYFGRREEVKYIDCEYPCNPTCSSRLPSA, encoded by the exons ATGACCATGGCGATCGAGCTGCTGCTCCGGCAGCGACGGCGGGGCATCGctgtcgccgcggcggcgccgctgctctTGATCCTGACCGTTGCCACCTTCTCCTgctcgccggtggcggcgacggcgagctctcCGGAGCTCGTCGAGCTGACCCTCCTCGCCGGAGCTCGAGAGAAGGGCGCAG TGTGCTTGGATGGGAGCCCGCCTGGTTACCACCTGCAGAGAGGATCCGGCTCCGGCGCCCACAACTGGCTCGTCTATCTTCAG GGAGGAGGATGGTGCAACACCACGAAAAGTTGTTCCGAGCGCAAAATGACGGAATTTGGTTCATCTAAATTTATGGAAGCAGTAGAGTTCACTGGGATACTCAGCAATCGGCACCGAGAAAATCCTG ATTTCCACAACTGGAATATAGTAGTTATAAGGTACTGCGACGGGGCATCATTTGCTGGGGATGCAGAGGGTGAAGATCTG GATGGAACCAAACTTTTCTTCAGAGGATTGCGCATCTGGGAAGCAGTTGTTGATGAACTCATGGCAAAAGGACTGGATACTGCTAAACAG GCCATGCTTACAGGTTGTTCTGCTGGTAGTCTGGCTGCACTATTGCACTGTGATAACTTTCGTGAACGATTTCCTAAAGATGTTTCAGTTAAATGCCTTTCTGATGCTGGGTTTTTTATTGACGA AAAGGATTTATCTGGAGAAAGGTCCTTGCGGTCACTCATCAATGGAATAGTCCACCTTCAG AATGTTAGAGAAGCTTTGCCCAAGGGCTGCCTTGCAAATAAGGATCCAACAGAG TGTTTCTTTCCTCCTGAACTGATAAAGAGCATCAGCACCCCCACATTTATTCTGAATTCTGATTACGATTCTTGGCAG ATACGAAACGCTCTTGCGCCAAATGGATCCTATCCTGGACAGGCATGGTCCAGTTGCAAAGCAGATATTCGGAACTGCAGTTCCACACAAATTGATGTACTGCACG GATTCAGGAAGAAATTAGTCAGTGAATTGAAGGTTGCTGAACATAACAGGGATTGGGGGCTGTTCATTGATTCATGCTTCACCCACTGTCAAACACCATTCAGAATCTCATGGATCTCACGGATCTCCCCAAGACTTGGTAATAAG ACTATCGCAGAGGCTGTTGGGGATTGGTATTTTGGTAGAAGGGAAGAAGTGAAATATATTGACTGCGAGTATCCATGTAACCCCACATGCAGCAGCCGTCTGCCTAGTGCTTAA
- the LOC101752723 gene encoding pectin acetylesterase 5 isoform X3 codes for MARHAPGPGSLVLLIAGGGGGGLSGGRRADPPRKRSGEGRGVLGWEPAWLPPAERLRLRSSQLAHLPSDFYDWNIVVVRYCDGASFAGDAEGEDLDGTKLFFRGLRIWEAVIDELMGKGMDIAQQALLTGCSAGSLAALLHCDNFRGRFPQEVAVKCLSDAGFFIDVKDLSGERSMRSLINGVVHLQNVREVLPKDCLQNKDPTECFFASELIKSISTPTFILNSDYDSWQIRNVLAPSGSYPQQAWSSCKADIRNCSSTQIDVLHGFKNKLVSEMKVAEDNKNWGLFIDSCFTHCQTPFHITWHSPISPRLGDKTIAETVGDWYFGRRQDVKQIDCEYPCNPTCSSRLPTA; via the exons ATGGCTCGTCATGCTCCTGGCCCTGGCAGCCTTGTCCTGCTCAtcgccggtggcggtggcggcgggctctCCGGAGGTCGTCGAGCTGACCCTCCTCGCAAACGCTCAGGAGAAGGGCGCGG TGTGCTTGGATGGGAGCCCGCCTGGTTACCACCTGCGGAGAGGCTTCGGCTCCGGAGCTCACAACTGGCTCATCTACCTTCAG ATTTCTACGACTGGAATATAGTTGTTGTAAGGTACTGCGATGGGGCATCATTTGCTGGGGATGCAGAGGGTGAAGATTTG GATGGAACCAAACTTTTCTTCAGAGGATTGCGCATCTGGGAAGCAGTTATTGATGAACTCATGGGAAAAGGAATGGACATTGCTCAACAG GCTTTGCTTACAGGCTGTTCTGCTGGTTCTCTAGCTGCATTACTGCACTGTGATAATTTTCGTGGACGGTTTCCTCAAGAGGTTGCAGTTAAATGCCTTTCTGATGCTGGTTTTTTTATTGACGT GAAGGATTTATCTGGAGAAAGGTCCATGAGGTCACTCATCAATGGAGTAGTTCACCTTCAG AATGTTAGAGAAGTTCTACCCAAAGACTGCCTCCAAAATAAGGATccaacagag TGTTTCTTTGCTTCTGAACTGATTAAGAGCATCAGCACCCCCACATTTATTCTGAACTCCGATTACGATTCTTGGCAG ATACGAAATGTTCTCGCACCAAGTGGGTCCTATCCTCAACAGGCATGGTCAAGTTGCAAAGCAGATATTCGGAACTGTAGTTCCACACAAATTGACGTACTACATG GATTCAAGAACAAATTAGTCAGTGAAATGAAGGTTGCTGAAGATAACAAGAACTGGGGGCTGTTCATTGATTCATGCTTCACCCACTGTCAAACACCATTCCATATCACATGGCATTCTCCGATCTCACCAAGACTTGGTGACAAG ACTATCGCAGAGACTGTTGGGGATTGGTATTTTGGTAGAAGGCAAGACGTGAAACAGATCGACTGCGAGTATCCATGTAACCCCACATGCAGCAGTCGTCTGCCTACTGCTTGA
- the LOC101752723 gene encoding pectin acetylesterase 5 isoform X2, whose product MAMATALRSSPLVPQHRPRFPVSAVAPWLVMLLALAALSCSSPVAVAAGSPEVVELTLLANAQEKGAVCLDGSPPGYHLRRGFGSGAHNWLIYLQGGAWCNTTQSCSERKRSSLGSSKFMRALKFSGILSNDHLENPDFYDWNIVVVRYCDGASFAGDAEGEDLDGTKLFFRGLRIWEAVIDELMGKGMDIAQQALLTGCSAGSLAALLHCDNFRGRFPQEVAVKCLSDAGFFIDVKDLSGERSMRSLINGVVHLQNVREVLPKDCLQNKDPTECFFASELIKSISTPTFILNSDYDSWQIRNVLAPSGSYPQQAWSSCKADIRNCSSTQIDVLHGFKNKLVSEMKVAEDNKNWGLFIDSCFTHCQTPFHITWHSPISPRLGDKTIAETVGDWYFGRRQDVKQIDCEYPCNPTCSSRLPTA is encoded by the exons ATGGCCATGGCGACCGCGCTACGGTCCTCGCCGCTCGTCCCGCAGCATCGACCACGCTTCCCTGTCTCGGCGGTGGCGCCATGGCTCGTCATGCTCCTGGCCCTGGCAGCCTTGTCCTGCTCAtcgccggtggcggtggcggcgggctctCCGGAGGTCGTCGAGCTGACCCTCCTCGCAAACGCTCAGGAGAAGGGCGCGG TGTGCTTGGATGGGAGCCCGCCTGGTTACCACCTGCGGAGAGGCTTCGGCTCCGGAGCTCACAACTGGCTCATCTACCTTCAG GGAGGAGCTTGGTGCAACACCACACAAAGTTGCTCCGAGCGCAAAAGGAGCAGCTTAGGTTCATCTAAGTTTATGAGAGCATTAAAGTTCTCTGGGATACTCAGCAATGACCACCTAGAAAATCCTG ATTTCTACGACTGGAATATAGTTGTTGTAAGGTACTGCGATGGGGCATCATTTGCTGGGGATGCAGAGGGTGAAGATTTG GATGGAACCAAACTTTTCTTCAGAGGATTGCGCATCTGGGAAGCAGTTATTGATGAACTCATGGGAAAAGGAATGGACATTGCTCAACAG GCTTTGCTTACAGGCTGTTCTGCTGGTTCTCTAGCTGCATTACTGCACTGTGATAATTTTCGTGGACGGTTTCCTCAAGAGGTTGCAGTTAAATGCCTTTCTGATGCTGGTTTTTTTATTGACGT GAAGGATTTATCTGGAGAAAGGTCCATGAGGTCACTCATCAATGGAGTAGTTCACCTTCAG AATGTTAGAGAAGTTCTACCCAAAGACTGCCTCCAAAATAAGGATccaacagag TGTTTCTTTGCTTCTGAACTGATTAAGAGCATCAGCACCCCCACATTTATTCTGAACTCCGATTACGATTCTTGGCAG ATACGAAATGTTCTCGCACCAAGTGGGTCCTATCCTCAACAGGCATGGTCAAGTTGCAAAGCAGATATTCGGAACTGTAGTTCCACACAAATTGACGTACTACATG GATTCAAGAACAAATTAGTCAGTGAAATGAAGGTTGCTGAAGATAACAAGAACTGGGGGCTGTTCATTGATTCATGCTTCACCCACTGTCAAACACCATTCCATATCACATGGCATTCTCCGATCTCACCAAGACTTGGTGACAAG ACTATCGCAGAGACTGTTGGGGATTGGTATTTTGGTAGAAGGCAAGACGTGAAACAGATCGACTGCGAGTATCCATGTAACCCCACATGCAGCAGTCGTCTGCCTACTGCTTGA
- the LOC101752723 gene encoding pectin acetylesterase 5 isoform X1, whose protein sequence is MFSTLQPHKKAMATELLSPLLPQRRRGLAVAAAAPLLLLLLVVVVFSRSRLTVSSPERVDLTLVAGAREKGAVCLDGSPPGYHLRRGFGSGAHNWLIYLQGGAWCNTTQSCSERKRSSLGSSKFMRALKFSGILSNDHLENPDFYDWNIVVVRYCDGASFAGDAEGEDLDGTKLFFRGLRIWEAVIDELMGKGMDIAQQALLTGCSAGSLAALLHCDNFRGRFPQEVAVKCLSDAGFFIDVKDLSGERSMRSLINGVVHLQNVREVLPKDCLQNKDPTECFFASELIKSISTPTFILNSDYDSWQIRNVLAPSGSYPQQAWSSCKADIRNCSSTQIDVLHGFKNKLVSEMKVAEDNKNWGLFIDSCFTHCQTPFHITWHSPISPRLGDKTIAETVGDWYFGRRQDVKQIDCEYPCNPTCSSRLPTA, encoded by the exons ATGTTCTCCACTCTCCAACCGCACAAAAAGGCCATGGCGACCGAGCTGCTGTCCCCCCTCCTCCCGCAGCGTCGACGGGGCCTGGctgtcgccgcggcggcgcccctgctcctgctcctcctggtCGTTGTCGTCTTCTCCCGCTCACGGCTGACGGTGAGCTCCCCGGAGCGCGTCGACCTGACCCTCGTCGCCGGGGCTCGGGAGAAGGGCGCGG TGTGCTTGGATGGGAGCCCGCCTGGTTACCACCTGCGGAGAGGCTTCGGCTCCGGAGCTCACAACTGGCTCATCTACCTTCAG GGAGGAGCTTGGTGCAACACCACACAAAGTTGCTCCGAGCGCAAAAGGAGCAGCTTAGGTTCATCTAAGTTTATGAGAGCATTAAAGTTCTCTGGGATACTCAGCAATGACCACCTAGAAAATCCTG ATTTCTACGACTGGAATATAGTTGTTGTAAGGTACTGCGATGGGGCATCATTTGCTGGGGATGCAGAGGGTGAAGATTTG GATGGAACCAAACTTTTCTTCAGAGGATTGCGCATCTGGGAAGCAGTTATTGATGAACTCATGGGAAAAGGAATGGACATTGCTCAACAG GCTTTGCTTACAGGCTGTTCTGCTGGTTCTCTAGCTGCATTACTGCACTGTGATAATTTTCGTGGACGGTTTCCTCAAGAGGTTGCAGTTAAATGCCTTTCTGATGCTGGTTTTTTTATTGACGT GAAGGATTTATCTGGAGAAAGGTCCATGAGGTCACTCATCAATGGAGTAGTTCACCTTCAG AATGTTAGAGAAGTTCTACCCAAAGACTGCCTCCAAAATAAGGATccaacagag TGTTTCTTTGCTTCTGAACTGATTAAGAGCATCAGCACCCCCACATTTATTCTGAACTCCGATTACGATTCTTGGCAG ATACGAAATGTTCTCGCACCAAGTGGGTCCTATCCTCAACAGGCATGGTCAAGTTGCAAAGCAGATATTCGGAACTGTAGTTCCACACAAATTGACGTACTACATG GATTCAAGAACAAATTAGTCAGTGAAATGAAGGTTGCTGAAGATAACAAGAACTGGGGGCTGTTCATTGATTCATGCTTCACCCACTGTCAAACACCATTCCATATCACATGGCATTCTCCGATCTCACCAAGACTTGGTGACAAG ACTATCGCAGAGACTGTTGGGGATTGGTATTTTGGTAGAAGGCAAGACGTGAAACAGATCGACTGCGAGTATCCATGTAACCCCACATGCAGCAGTCGTCTGCCTACTGCTTGA